The sequence below is a genomic window from bacterium.
GCGTGTGCCCTTCGAGTTCATTGCACCGAGTGGATCGGTGCATCATCTCGACGCGACCTACCTGGGCGACTTCCGGTGGGCTGTGGAGTTCGAGCCCACGGAGCTCGGGCGCTGGCGCTATTCGTGGAGCCACGACTTCGTGCCTATCGCGCACCGGGGTCCGGATGCCGTGTTCGACGTCGTCGCGCTCGATCTAGCGCCCGTCTTGCTCGCTCTGCAAGCGCTGCGCGCCGAAATCGACGGCTCCGAGCCCGCGACCGCCAAAGCGCGGGTCGCGCGCTTCGAGCGGAGCTTCCACGCACTCGAGCGCGCTGCGATCCGGCTGATCGGCCCCGAGGGTTTCTCTTCGGGACGTGGTCAGTCCGTGAAAGCGTTGATCGGCGAGATCCGCACCGCTCTCGGTAGCAGATCGCTTCCCGAGGAGCCGTCCGAGTGGGCCAGGCCCTGGATCCACTAGCCTGCTAGGCCAAAACAGGAGTCCCCCCGCTCTGCCGGGGAGGCAGCAGAAGTTTGACAATTCCGGGAGTCCCCAACGCAAACCCCCTTCCGTGAGCCGCCAAAGCTACATCGGAAGGGAGTTTTTCTTGAGTAACTATAGGAGTCTACGCCACACCAGATGGGAGTGTAAGTACCACGTGGTCTTCATTCCCAAGTACCGGAAGAAGGTGACCTTCGGACAGCTACGGAGGGAATTGGGAGACATCTTCCACGAGCTGGCGCGCCAGAAGGAGAGCCGGATCGAGGAAGGTCATCTGATGGCAGACCACGTGCACATGATGATCTCGATTCCGCCGAAGTACGCAGTGTCGCAGGTGATCGGGTACTTGAAAGGAAAGAGTGCGATCCACATCGCCCGGAATTTCGGAGAGCGAAAGCGCAACTTCGTAGGGCAGCACTTCTGGGCTCGCGGGTACTTCGTTTCGACCGTGGGACGAGATGAGGAGACGATCCGTGAATACATCCGGTATCAAGAGACCGAGGATCGAAAAGTCGACCAGCTGAATCTGTTATGAGGCCAGCCCCCTTCAGGGGGCTCAAGGGGCCGCGAAGCGGTCCCGTTCACGCCGCTTTGAGCGGCTCACAATCGAAAGCCCCCGGCTTTGCCGGGGGATCGTTACTTTCCGTCGATCGCCCATCATGTACGGGTTCCCATTCTCGTCCGAATCCCGAAACTGTGCCGCAGGAAGTCCGTGACCAATCGGGGCGGATCGACTTGGGGCCGCCGGCCGAGCATTCGGCGTAGGCCAAAGCCCAGGCTGCCGAGCAACCAGGCTAGGTTGGCGATCCACAGACCGGGCCGTGCGTGGTGCTTCTGCAGGTACAGGCGGCGGGATTCGAACCAGAATGCGGGGCGCCGCCGGGTGAGATCATCCAGCCCCGTCATCACCGCGCCTGTGTGGTGTACGATGCTCGTTGGTACGGTCCAGACCTCGAAGCCTGCCGTCTTCGCTTGTCGGCAGAGATTCGTCTCCTCGAAGTAGAGGAAGAACTCTTCGTCGAACAGTCCAATCTTCTCGAGCATTGCGCGGCGCAGGGAGCAGCTCGAGCCAGAAACCCAGTCGACAGTGCGTGTCGTGCCATCAGGCGGCATCGGGGCACGCCAATTCTTCAAGAGTCGTGAGATCAACCCGATCCGCAGTCTGCTTTCGAATTCGCCAAGTGGGCTGGGAAAGCGGAAGGCCGAGCTGTGGAATTCCCCACTGTCATCGACCACGGCGCTACCCGCTATTCCCGCTCCGGGCTGCCCGTCGAGGAATGCCAGCATCTCTCGTAGGGCTTCTGGTTCCGGGACGGCATCGGGGTTGATCAGATGGAAGACATCCGGCGGCTCTGGTCCGTCCATGGCTGCGCGGATTGCAAGGTTGTTTCCGCCACCGAAGCCCAGGTTCTCGGAGCTGCACAGCAGTTGCACGGGAATGCGACCAGAGAGCGCTTCGATCCCGTCTTGCAGCCTCGCCTCCGAGCCGTCTCCAGAGCCGTTCTCTACCACCGTGATGGCGGCGTCGAGCCCGTCGAGTGCCGGCTCGAGAGCGGCCAAGAGGCGTAGCGTCAGCTCGGAGCTGCGAAAGTTGACGCTGATGCAAAGGAGCTTCATTGAGGGACTCGCGGCAGTGGTGACAAATACGCCGAGCGAGAGCCTAGCCCCCCGAGAGATATTCTCTCTCAGGGCCCGCATGGCTAGCTCGCCGGGCAGATGCGTTGGGTAGCCACAGGCTCGGATGGCGGGTGCCCGTTTCTAACCGCTAGTCGGCTTGCCGCGAGGCTCGCTGAGCTGCGATCCTATCTCTGCGAAAACGATTGCTCGCGGACCAGACGCAACGTGGCGCCAATCCCGCAGCAATCGCATGCGGGCGGGAGAAGTGGGGTCGATCGCAGAACCCCTGGCCTCATCACTTCCGGGTGGATAGGTTTCACTCGAATCGCCCCCATGGACATTCCTACCGCTCTCCACTTCAAACACATGTTGATTCGGACGCCATTCGAGTCCGCTGCACGAGACCGAGGTTCGCTGCGGGATGGGCGCGTCGCCTTCGGCACCCGGAGTTGCGCGAGCTGCATCTCGAACCCGAACGCGGCGAGGCGGTTCTGCGGCGTCTGCTCGACCGACAGTCCAACTGCATCGATATCGGTGCTCATATCGGGAGCGTGTTGAGCGATATCCTCCGGCTCTCACCGAAGGGAACTCATGTTGCGATCGAGCCGGTATCCACCAAAGCGGATTGGCTTCGTCGGAAGTTCCCGGAAGTAGAGGTGCATGCTCTGGCACTCGGCGAAGAAGCAGAGGAGGCTGATTTCCAGGAGAACCTGTCGCGGCCGGGGTACAGCCGGCTCGGTGGTGACGTGAATGCAAGGGACCGAGTTCGCCAGCGTCGCGTACGCGTTCGCCCTCTGGACGAGGTGATTCCCCTGGCCCGGCCTGTTCACTTCATCAAGATTGATGTGGAAGGAGCCGAGCTTTCGGCGCTGAGAGGAGCCAAGAAAATTCTCGCCCGATGGCGGCCTCCCATCATGTTCGAAAGCGGCCCCGATGGGGCGGCTGCGTTCGGGTATCACAGGCGGCAGCTATTCGACTTCCTGAACAAGGATCAAGGCTACGAGATCTTCCACTTCCAGGACTTTCTCGACGGTGGAGAGCCATTGTCGTGGTGTGATTTCGATGCCTGCCATGAATACCCGGCCCGGGCTCGCAACTTCATCGCGATTCGCGCAGATCGGCCGGTGCAAGATCAGGCGTTGCTTCGGTAGGCCGTCGACGAGACCTCTCGAGGGTCTCAGGGCCGGAAGCGGAGAAGACCGAGAGCATTACTCCGGTGGAGTAGAAAGAGTGCCACCGGAGCGAACGCGCCGAGCGCCCCGCCAGCGCCCGCAAATAGCAATACGACCTGGCTGGCGCCCGTTGCCTTCAGCGCTGACGCGACGGCTGCTCCAACCACAGCTGCGATGGCAGTGGCTAGGGTTACTCCCATGTCCCCCGCGAAAGAACGGAGCCCTTGGCGCTTGGCCCCGACTGAGCAGACGATGAATCGCAGCACGTCGCCAGCTACCAGGGCTCCGAGTCCGCCTGCGATACCACCGAGGGTGAATCCGACCGGAAGCCCGACGACAACGGAGACGAGCTTGACTCCGTTGAGTGCTGCCAGCCAATGGGTCTCGCCGAGGGCGAGCAACGCGGCTCGTGGAGGGCTCTCGAGAATGCGGAACCACGTCCCGACGATCAGCACCTGCAGCATCCACCCGGTATCCGCGTAGCGCGGGTCGTAGAGGATGCTGATCAGAGGGTTGGCCGCCACAAGAATGCTGGCGACGATCAAGCCGCCCAATGCGACGATCGGCCGACGCGCACGCGCGTAGGCACTCGAGAAATCCCCGCTCGTCTGGCGGCTCCGGCTGAGGGCGGGGAACACCGCAAGCGTCCCTACGCTGTTGACCAAGATTGCTGGCAGGGCCGCCAACATGGCAGCGATGCTATATACGCCGAGCTGGGCAAGGTCAGCGAGCCGTCCGAGAATCAGCCGATCCGCCTGATCTGCGAAGAAGGTAAGCGCCGTACTGAGGGTGATCCACCGCCCGAATCGAAAGATCTCGCGTGCGGATCCAGGGTCCCAACGCAACCGGGCCCTTCGATCAGCAATGGCATGGCTCGCGATCAGTCGAACGAAGCTGGCTGCCACGGTTCCCGCAACCAATGCCCACACGGTCGGCTCGATCAACAGCCAGACCAAGACCACGGCGACGGACGCGACCTGTCCGGAGAACATGACGACTTCGATGCCGCGAATGGCCATTCGTCGCTGCATTTGCGCCATGCTCATCGAATTGAACCCGGCGAGCAGGAGCGCAGTGCTGGTCCACGCAAGCATCCCATGGAGTTCCGGTCGGCCGTAGTATCGCGATAGGGGGCCGGCGAATGCGAGCGCCACCGCGGCGAGTAGGGCGCCGCGAATGATCTGCATTGTCCAGGCTGTGTCGAGGAAGACCGCTTCATCTCCTCGCTTGCTCTGGACCACACTTGGTGCGATGCCAAGATCCGAGAACATTCCGAGCCCGGTTCGGATCGCGTTGATGATCGCCATCAACCCGAAGGCCTCGGGGAAGAGGAGGCGCGCGAAGACGAGGTTGCCCCCGAGTCGGATGGTAAACCGGGCACCAAAGCCAAGCCCGGCCCAGAATGAGGCACTCGCGACGCGCTGAGCGGAAGTACTACTGGCAGAGGCGGGCGGCTCTATTGCTGAAGGATCTCCGTCACTCATGGATCTTGTCAGTCCGAAGAGCGAGGGGACCAAGAGCAACCGCCTCACGTGCCAATGCTCCGGGTTTCGATAGTCGACCGTGGAAACGGGGCGGCTTTTGGCGGGTCAAGCGCGACACGCGAAATGGGCTCCCAAGAGGCAGGATTGGATCAGCTCTGCGGGAATTGACATCGATATCGAGGAGCTTCATTGATTCCGGGCCCGATGGCGCGCGCCCGGGCTTCGCCCTCCCTTGGCCAGCTCCACCGTCGTGGGTGCGCTGGGTGCTGGTTCTGGCCTGCTCGCGGTTTGGGGTGGAGCCTTGCGTTTCGGCGCTTGCCTGGGAAGGGCAACCGCCAGGCCGCTCACCGCCCCCGCCATCAGTAGGGGGATGTGGTTGAAAAGGGCGTTGGGTACGGTGTCAAGAGCCTGGATGGCGAGAATCAATGTGAGGGCGGCGAGCAGCGACGCATCTCGGCGGTCCGGACACTTCGGGATCGCCCGACACGCCTGGAAGATGGGAGCCAGAACCAGAACGAAGTAGAGGCTCAACCCAGCCACGCCTTTCGCGCCGAGCCGATGGATCCAGTATCCATCAGTAATGAGCGGTCGAGCTGATTCGTCTGTGTAACGTGCTCGACCGAAGGCGCCCCATCCAAACCAGATGCGTTCACGGGCGCGGTCGAGCAAGAGGTCCTCGTAGTCGAAGCGAGTCTGGAGCGATTTGGCACGTGCTTCATTCACCGAGGCTGCGGTATCGATGAGGCCCTGGGTCGGGAAGGCATCGGTTGCGCGCAGCACCGGGTAGGAGAGCACGATCAGCGCGATTCCAGCTGCCGCCAATCCTGCGATGCGGGGGCGAGCCACGAGAAGAAGGGGCGCCGCGATCCCACCGTAGACGATCGATGCAAGACTTCTGCACAGCAAGAGGACGACAGTGAGGTACGCCGCCACGTATCCCGCTGGCACGCGGAGTATCTTCAGCTTTGCGCGGTGGGCACCAATCGCTGCCATCAGGGCCGTGCAGAGAAAGACGGACAATGCCAGGCCGTGCGCCATGAAGACCATCGGACGCCAGCCGCCGAGTCGTCTGGTCTGGTGGAAGGAGTGCTGGCCGTAGCCGTAGAGATAACGATTGAGCTGGGGACTCATCCGGGCTTCCCACAGCACGAGTACCGAGTAGGCCAGTGCAGCTGCGACCAGACCCTTCACGAGCATGCGAAGTGATTCGGGAGTTCGAAACAGAGCGCGACCGAGCACGAAAGGCACACCTAGCCGGAGAAAATCACCAAAGATGGTGCTCGCGGCGTCGTAGGGGCGGAGGCCGGCATACCAATGGTAGGTGCCGCCAGTTGGGTCGCGGTTGGTCATGACGGTCGCGAGACTGAACGGGATCGCAAGCAGGATTACGGCTTCGAGGCCGGTTCCCACGCGGCTTCGAATCAGCTCACGGGAATGGAAGACCAGGCAACCCAGCATGGCCCCCAGGCTCGCAAGTTCCAGCTTGCCCATCGCTGGGAGCCCGGCGACGTCGAAACCCATGCGCTCGGGTAGGAGCAAGACGCCCCCAAGCAAAGCGAGGAGGGCGGCTTGCTGCGGGCGCATCGTCGCGAACGCAAGGATGCAGAGGGGGACCCACAGGCCCAGAATAAGATAGACCGTCGGGTAGACGTGCATCGTGTCGTACCGCCCTCCC
It includes:
- a CDS encoding FkbM family methyltransferase translates to MRELHLEPERGEAVLRRLLDRQSNCIDIGAHIGSVLSDILRLSPKGTHVAIEPVSTKADWLRRKFPEVEVHALALGEEAEEADFQENLSRPGYSRLGGDVNARDRVRQRRVRVRPLDEVIPLARPVHFIKIDVEGAELSALRGAKKILARWRPPIMFESGPDGAAAFGYHRRQLFDFLNKDQGYEIFHFQDFLDGGEPLSWCDFDACHEYPARARNFIAIRADRPVQDQALLR
- a CDS encoding oligosaccharide flippase family protein, with the translated sequence MSDGDPSAIEPPASASSTSAQRVASASFWAGLGFGARFTIRLGGNLVFARLLFPEAFGLMAIINAIRTGLGMFSDLGIAPSVVQSKRGDEAVFLDTAWTMQIIRGALLAAVALAFAGPLSRYYGRPELHGMLAWTSTALLLAGFNSMSMAQMQRRMAIRGIEVVMFSGQVASVAVVLVWLLIEPTVWALVAGTVAASFVRLIASHAIADRRARLRWDPGSAREIFRFGRWITLSTALTFFADQADRLILGRLADLAQLGVYSIAAMLAALPAILVNSVGTLAVFPALSRSRQTSGDFSSAYARARRPIVALGGLIVASILVAANPLISILYDPRYADTGWMLQVLIVGTWFRILESPPRAALLALGETHWLAALNGVKLVSVVVGLPVGFTLGGIAGGLGALVAGDVLRFIVCSVGAKRQGLRSFAGDMGVTLATAIAAVVGAAVASALKATGASQVVLLFAGAGGALGAFAPVALFLLHRSNALGLLRFRP
- the tnpA gene encoding IS200/IS605 family transposase — its product is MSNYRSLRHTRWECKYHVVFIPKYRKKVTFGQLRRELGDIFHELARQKESRIEEGHLMADHVHMMISIPPKYAVSQVIGYLKGKSAIHIARNFGERKRNFVGQHFWARGYFVSTVGRDEETIREYIRYQETEDRKVDQLNLL
- a CDS encoding glycosyltransferase family 2 protein, translated to MKLLCISVNFRSSELTLRLLAALEPALDGLDAAITVVENGSGDGSEARLQDGIEALSGRIPVQLLCSSENLGFGGGNNLAIRAAMDGPEPPDVFHLINPDAVPEPEALREMLAFLDGQPGAGIAGSAVVDDSGEFHSSAFRFPSPLGEFESRLRIGLISRLLKNWRAPMPPDGTTRTVDWVSGSSCSLRRAMLEKIGLFDEEFFLYFEETNLCRQAKTAGFEVWTVPTSIVHHTGAVMTGLDDLTRRRPAFWFESRRLYLQKHHARPGLWIANLAWLLGSLGFGLRRMLGRRPQVDPPRLVTDFLRHSFGIRTRMGTRT